The ANME-2 cluster archaeon genomic interval GAGACGGTTTTTACAGTCAATCCATCAGCTTTGGCTTTTGCCCATGACCTGCTGCCTTCCCTGAGTCCTACGATTACATTGAGTCCTGAATCATGCAAATTCTGTGCCTGAGCATGACCCTGGCTTCCATATCCAATTACTGCTATGGTCTTCCCTTTCAGTACGCCGAGGTCGGCATCTGAATCATAATACATCTTTACCATTTATTATCTCTCCTGTACTTGAAATTCATATAATTACATTATTGGCTATAAACATTATGCTAACTTTCCACATTCACGGTCTTTGCACCGCGATTCATGGATATCTTGCCAGTCCGCACTACTTCCACGATACCGAAATTGCGCATAAGCTTCTCGATAGCATCGATCTTGTCCCCGGTTCCGGTTACAGCAACAATCATGGTCTTGACACCAACATCAACTATATGCGCCCTGAAAACGTCCACTATCTGTATAACCTCAGAACGGTTGCCTTTATCCACCTTCACCTTTAACAGGGCAAGTTCACGTTCAATGGCATCGGCAGGGTCGAGGTCACTGACCTTTATTACATCAATGAGCTTGTTCAACTGCTTGGTAACCTGGTCAAGCACACGGTCATCACCTGCCACTACAATAGTCATCCTTGAAATATCAGGATTGTCAGTAATACCTACAGCCAGGCTTTCAATATTGAATCCCCTGCGGCTGAACAGCCCGGATACTCTTGCCAGCACACCCGGTTTATTCTCCACCAGCACAGCAAGTGTATGTTTCATGAATGAACCTCCAGGTCAAGTATTTCATTGATAGCCGCACCAGCCGGGACCATAGGGTACACATTCTCTTCCCGCTCGATAACAAAGTCTATGACAGTCGGCCGGCCGGATTCAACAGCTTCCTTTAATGCAGGTCCAACCTCTTGCGGTTTCGTAACCCTCAAACCCAGCGCACCATAAGCTTCGGCCAATTTGACAAAATCAACACTATTATCAATGCAGGTAAAAGAATACCTCCGGTCAAAGAACAGTTCCTGCCACTGCCGGACCATTCCCAGGAACCCATTATTGAAAATGGCCACGATGACCGGGATTTTGTTCTGTACTACTGTTGCAAGTTCCTGGCTGTTCATCTGGAACGAACCATCACCGGAAATGTCAAATACGACCTTATCTGGTTTTCCCATCTTGACGCCCATGGAGGCCGGGAATCCATAACCCATGGTACCTAAACCCCCGGATGAAATGAAGGTCCTTGGCTCATTATACCTGAAATACTGTGCCGCCCACATCTGGTTCTGTCCTACCTCGGTTACTATAATACTATCCGGGTATAACTCATGTATCTGCTCCATGATATACTGCGGCTTCAAGGTATTATCTTTATGATAATACAGAGGATATTCTTTTTTCCATTTTTCAACCTTCTTGACCCAGGCAGTGGTATTGGTCTTGCCGTTCAGTTCCTCATTGATATATTCCGTAAGCACCTTGAGCACTGACTTTGCATTACCAACGATTGGAATATCCACCCGAACATTCTTACTAATTTCTGCCGGATCAATATCAATATGAACGATCTGTGCATTGGGAGCAAAAGAATCGATCTTGCCCGTTACCCTGTCATCAAACCTGACACCAACTGCTATGAGGACATCGGATTCCTGGATGGCATAAT includes:
- a CDS encoding acetolactate synthase large subunit; the encoded protein is MGKKTRMTGAKALIESLYAEKVEVIFGYPGGALLPIYDELFDADINHILVRHEQAAAHAADGYARATGKVGVCLATSGPGATNLVTGIATAYMDSIPMVAITGQVPSSMIGNDAFQEANITGITLPITKHNYLVTDVNDLPRIIKEAFHIASTGRPGPVLIDIPKDITTDELDFEYPESVELRGYKPTKTGHKRQIKRAAEVISKAKQPVLYVGGGIIASEASKELLELAQTIKAPVTTTLMGKGAFPDDNPLCVGMPGMHGTKYANYAIQESDVLIAVGVRFDDRVTGKIDSFAPNAQIVHIDIDPAEISKNVRVDIPIVGNAKSVLKVLTEYINEELNGKTNTTAWVKKVEKWKKEYPLYYHKDNTLKPQYIMEQIHELYPDSIIVTEVGQNQMWAAQYFRYNEPRTFISSGGLGTMGYGFPASMGVKMGKPDKVVFDISGDGSFQMNSQELATVVQNKIPVIVAIFNNGFLGMVRQWQELFFDRRYSFTCIDNSVDFVKLAEAYGALGLRVTKPQEVGPALKEAVESGRPTVIDFVIEREENVYPMVPAGAAINEILDLEVHS
- the ilvN gene encoding acetolactate synthase small subunit — protein: MKHTLAVLVENKPGVLARVSGLFSRRGFNIESLAVGITDNPDISRMTIVVAGDDRVLDQVTKQLNKLIDVIKVSDLDPADAIERELALLKVKVDKGNRSEVIQIVDVFRAHIVDVGVKTMIVAVTGTGDKIDAIEKLMRNFGIVEVVRTGKISMNRGAKTVNVES